In Brienomyrus brachyistius isolate T26 chromosome 2, BBRACH_0.4, whole genome shotgun sequence, the genomic window AGGTGACTGTGTATTAAGATAAGACTGCATGCTAAgtaatttaatattattttctgTCCAACTGATGTCAAATATTATTTTACCATAATATCCTGCCTTTGTTCTGGTTCTTTAAGCTTCCCAAATGCCAGGCTTATTTAAGCTAAAACTGTAATATAAgcaaaattactaaaaacaaatattttgtGCACTGGCAGGCTGACCAATTAAATCTCACTACAAAAACTCTGATCAGATCCTCTGATGATGCATCCTGCTAATATGTCTGATGATGAATTGTATGGGAACCCTGGCTTATCAGGACATTGCAAAACAGGAGCTGCTGCGTAGTTTCACCCACTGTTGCATAATATTTAGGCTTGACtgaggaagtctgggtttctccATGTAACTACGTCAATTGCTATTGACTCGATGTCGGTGTGACCTCACAAACAATTCATCAGCAATCCTTGTATGCGTTATTTAACCACAAAAATGTGCTTCGTTGCCAAGCAAGTAATGTTTTTACATTATGTGTCTAGTTATTGAGATCGATACAATAAAGGTTACGACCTAAAATGATTATTGTTCTTAGTTTTATTTGAAGCCTTGAACGCGGCTTCAAATCGATCTTTATTCGACTATGATACCTATGATATATTCTGCACCTTGCATTACGTTTTATTGTCTTCAATCAAACTAATCAAATATGTCGTCTACcgaagaagcaaaaaaaaacaatctcaACTAGAACTATTACAGCGCTACAAAACGTTGATTTTACGCGTAATTTTTGGAATTGTAAAATCTGTTTAAAACAATTGCATTTTACTTGATCGCAGAAATTATATACAATCACAATAGCTAAATTTTACTCATAATGAATTGTACAGTAGGATAACAAAAACAGGAAGACACAGGTCCAGCAACCAAGTCCAATCACGACGCAGGAACCATGTCGACCAATAGAACCAAAGTATTTTCCATCGTGTGTCCAATAGCTGGAGAGAAATTTTGGGCGGACTTTTTGAACATACAAAACAAACTGGGTCATTTAAAAGAAGTGGTTCGCCTAATTAAAAAGGAGAAGTGCGAGTCAAACAGCTGGTTATGTagcttatataatatataaattttcagagaaacaataataaccacagatttaatttatatttaagaaAGTCTGCACAAAACATGTGAATTTTAAGCGTTTTGATGATCGCGTAGGAACTATACTTCTGATGCTATCAGCTTTTAAAATCCAGATCCTTCCGCCCAAGATGACGTAGTGCACTGGGCGTGGAAATCAGCGAACATCAACAAGAGGAAAAAGACAAGGAAACAAGAAAATTGGTCGGGCTTGGATTTGGATTATTTTAATACAAGAATGTATTTTTAACTACAAATTATCGAAATGGGGCCTTAAGGAAACAGTGTATAGCTTTATACACTAcgctattttattatttttctatttttgacaccgtttgtttttcttctgagaacagatttttttttctgacaagGTATCTGTCTGGCCGTCGTTAAATAGTCGTTTCATTAGATTATTATAAAAACGACTCTTTTGTGTATGGCGACACACGCATTGCTTTTGACATCGCTTCCAATAATCGGTCATTGCTAGATGAATATGAAGGCTTCGACGCTTCCTTTTATTTAGCTGCAAATGGTGTTTTTGTTATATGTGTTTGTTTGCCTGTCTGCTGGACTCCTTTCTCTTTCTGCCAGTGTCTGCGGTGTTTAGCTCACTGTAATGCTCGTGCATTAACGTCGTCATGGATGTAAAGGCATCTTTTCAGGTTTTCGGCGATTCCTTTTTAGATGCATATTTTTTTACGAGCCTGTTGACTTTGTTCAGTGTTTACTTTGCCTATGGTTGCTTCGCAGCCACCGAAAAGGGAAGCTACTATGACAACTGCTGTCGTGAAATAATATATCATCTTTCCGGTTTTAAAACCTTAAGTTTAACCTTTAGTAACGTTAACGTTTGCTGGACACTGTAAGGCGACTAAGCGGTGTCTTTGTGACCGAACGGCAGTCGCTAGTTAATGTAAAACTGTAACGCCCGAAATACCGTTTCTGGGTGGGAATCGGGTTAACGGTGAACTGTCAAGTAATAGTTCAGAAATTAACTTGCAAATGGATGCCTGAAATGCTAAAAaaatatggaaaatgtgatattttatGTGTAGGTATGTTTGTATAAATAAAACCTCCGATTTGGACCGACTTTTCGTCTCAAGTCCAGTAGTCTGGAACTCCAGTACTttcatttttagtgttttgttTTCAACATAGCTTGTAAATACGACCGATAcagtttctttttatatatatttcgcTGTTTAAATCGCTTTGTTCTGCGCTTTGTTTGCATGTATTTGGAATTATCGAGCTATAATACTGCAGACTATGGCTAAGTTAGCTTGTCGCAGCTTGACCGCGGAATTAAATACTGTTCGGTATCGCCAGCTACCCTTACGGTTAGCAGTGTTACGTTTCTTGTAAGAAGTTGTGCAGAAAAGGTCGAATTATCACGCCAGTGGGACAAAAGATTTATGCTAAAGGCGTTGACCTACTGGCTACGTGACACCTAGTCCGACCGATtcgaggggggagggggctagTTAACGCCTCCAAATGCTACAAGCAGCTACACTGTACTTGACTTTTGTATGTTTTTCCAccactttttctttattttgtctATGTAGAATGAAGGGCTTTCTGAACCAAGATCAGGAGAAGGAAGCCTACACACTCATGAAAGAACTGAGGTCCAACCTGGAGCAAGAAGCCATCTACTTGCCAAGGGAAGCCGGCCTGAAGCTGATCGAGTCCACTGTGGAGGTAAAGTGACCCTTAGCTGAGCCGTGTGTACCGATTTAGACAAGGCTGCTGGAGAAAGGAGTTCAGGTTCGGCCCGCAGGACAGTGTTGTATTACCCTACCTGTTCTCACATTTTTAAATGGTCGATAAGTCATAGTAATTTGATTTATGAGTTGTCATTTTAGCCAGTGGATCTATATGAATGTGTATTTCTGTTTCATTTTCAGAAAAAGAATGGAATCTCTGCTAAATGCAGGGATACTATTGTGGAGGATCTCTGGAGTCTGACCAGCTTTTTTGGCTACAGCACCCAGACCTTCGTCCAGGCTGTGAACCTCCTAGACAGGTTCCTCGCCATGATGAAGGTGAGGATCTTTGCGTCACGTCGGCATAATACCTCAAAGATGCATGCGATTCTGCTGACTTGGTAGTGATTTATCACTGAAAGTACTGTTCTATGATATGGTTAGTGATATGGCTCTGTTGCCTTGATATATATATGACGATTCAATTTATTTAATTGCAAAAGTGAGTAGCATGgtattatttaataaatatttagctGTTTTGAAAAGAATTTAGTTGATGCTTGTAAATACCACCAGGATGCttgttcagttcttcttttctgtgTCAGTGAAGTTGGTGAGGAAATCTGCAGCGTCGATGGAAATTTACCTGTAACTGTCCCTCCTTTTTCTCCCAGGTCCAGCCCAAGCACCTGCCCTGCATCGGAGTGTGCTGCCTCCACATAGCAGCCCGCgagctggaggaggagtgcaacgTGGCACCTTCCCACGAGCTCATCCGCATCAGCCAGTGCAAGTTCACCGTGTCGGACCTCAGCCGCATGGAGAAGATCGTCTCGGAGAAGCTAGATTTCCGCTTTAAAGCTGTCACTGCCCTAACCTTTTTGCACTTGTACCACGCAGTGGCGCTCTCACATACCTCAGACAGGTGAGCTGACGTTTGCCTGACAGTGGCTCACAATGGTGGGTTTGGGGACACGCCTTTCTCATACGGAAGGTCGTTGTTAGTAAGCTAACAAAAGCTCAACCTGGTGTTCTGCAGGTCTAGTAAGCAAGAAGTATGTAAAACATTTCAGGCCACAATGCAGGGCTCAAAAGTATGACTGGAATGAAGATTCCAGAAATGTTGCAGTGTCTTATTCCCTTCCGCCCTCATCTCTGTATATATGTGCTTTCAGTTGGACTTGTTCGCACCCTTTGCAGAAACCTGAAAGGTAGAATTAAACGCtgatgttccccccccccctcacattaTTTTCCAGGAAGGAGATTCTGAACCTCGACAAACTGGAGGCTCAGCTGAAAGCCTGCCTCTGCAGACTAGTTTTTTCAAAAGCAAAAGTAAGCATTTCTTATAACCAGTAGGGTTTTTTTAGCTTCCCATTCGTTaagaatgtttgtttttttaatacttGTTTTTTACTCTTCTAGCCATCTGTCCTCGCCCTCTCACTAATGACCCTGGAGATTGAAGCCCTCCAGTCCGTCGACCTGCTGGAGATTGTCCAGAGGGTTCAAAGGCACCTTAAGGTCTGTTttagtattatttttttttaactccctATTATAGCCATAATATA contains:
- the ccng2 gene encoding cyclin-G2, producing MKGFLNQDQEKEAYTLMKELRSNLEQEAIYLPREAGLKLIESTVEKKNGISAKCRDTIVEDLWSLTSFFGYSTQTFVQAVNLLDRFLAMMKVQPKHLPCIGVCCLHIAARELEEECNVAPSHELIRISQCKFTVSDLSRMEKIVSEKLDFRFKAVTALTFLHLYHAVALSHTSDRKEILNLDKLEAQLKACLCRLVFSKAKPSVLALSLMTLEIEALQSVDLLEIVQRVQRHLKIADSELLCWKELVAKCMAEYLSPECSKPDNKKLVWIVSRRTAQNLHASYYSVPELPTIPEGVWDESESEDSSEDMSCGEDTLSSSAGSDGEGAFFPRHYCRP